The following coding sequences lie in one Montipora foliosa isolate CH-2021 chromosome 11, ASM3666993v2, whole genome shotgun sequence genomic window:
- the LOC137976305 gene encoding uncharacterized protein: MKAPSFLAISAGLIVAVASQIPLPKRPLGFVFNGGEPTAPILLTAFVDLTCPDSKQAWPTVKKVAEMYGPKVLQFTVHLFPLPYHTNAFMAAQSVYAVDAFNSSLVMSWLTTVFANQEQLYNSQTMGKDRYDVINIISDLGSDIGVDKSIIKHGLTNDEYNGHTRISWKYGCSRTVSGTPFFFLNDIFVSEASSSWSVDNWKQLIDPLLNVRLKNGQN, translated from the exons ATGAAAGCACCCTCATTCCTCGCCATTTCTGCAGGCCTGATTGTTGCGGTAGCATCACAAATTCCTTTGCCCAAACGTCCGTTAGGTTTTGTCTTCAATGGAGGCGAACCAACCGCACCAATTCTGCTCACCGCTTTTGTAGATTTGACATGTCCAGATTCCAAACAAGCTTGGCCTACTGTTAAAAAGGTCGCAGAAATGTACGGACCAAAAGTTTTACAGTTTACAGTGCACTTGTTTCCTTTGCCATACCACACTAATGCATTTATGGCAGCACAG AGTGTTTATGCTGTGGATGCTTTCAACTCTTCGTTGGTCATGAGTTGGCTGACTACTGTTTTTGCGAATCAGGAACAACTATACAATTCTCAAACCATGGGCAAAGATAGATATGATGTGATAAA TATTATCTCTGATCTTGGAAGTGACATTGGTGTTGACAAATCCATCATCAAACATGGCCTTACAAACGATGAGTACAATGGCCACACAAGGATATCTTGGAAGTATGGCTGTTCAA GGACTGTATCTGGAACTCCATTTTTCTTCTTGAATGATATTTTTGTTAGTGAAGCATCTTCATCCTGGTCTGTTGACAACTGGAAACAACTCATAGACCCATTACTTAATGTCAGATTAAAGAATGGGCAAAACTGA
- the LOC137975574 gene encoding uncharacterized protein — protein MLTVCAIFLSLTISAISAAESTGQKAHFQVEDKSGDLKISATKDLAKVTAQADSVQVVVKPGTAEYPVLKSDKPIVHVTQPGWHTLCFRKSAILKMKNRKASNAKRNRKTRISSKMQHPIRMHRKLNTLDISHLVSKMDALHFPVFHRSKQEVSGTKKSDVKFSGFHVSGDAGKLKMHVTKDETTLSSESGEVDISLNKNPASLPPSSSASKKQAFQTQPQLLRAEPGNKLIHFASELSNNVPYIGLRKSIVGKIQDTKSTDWD, from the coding sequence ATGTTAACTGTGTGTGCAATCTTTCTTTCGCTTACCATCTCTGCAATATCAGCAGCAGAAAGCACAGGACAAAAGGCGCATTTTCAAGTTGAAGACAAATCAGGAGATTTGAAAATCTCAGCAACAAAGGACTTAGCGAAAGTAACTGCTCAAGCAGACTCAGTTCAAGTGGTGGTTAAACCAGGCACTGCTGAATACCCAGTTCTCAAATCAGACAAACCTATAGTACATGTAACGCAACCCGGATGGCATACCCTTTGCTTTCGaaaatcagccattttgaagATGAAGAATAGGAAAGCGAGCAACGCCAAAAGGAACAGAAAAACCAGAATTTCCTCGAAAATGCAACACCCGATAAGAATGCATAGAAAATTGAATACCTTAGATATTTCACATCTCGTCTCGAAGATGGATGCATTACATTTTCCAGTCTTCCATCGGAGTAAGCAGGAGGTCTCGGGGACCAAAAAGTCAGATGTTAAATTCAGCGGATTTCACGTCTCTGGTGATGCCGGAAAACTAAAAATGCATGTTACAAAGGACGAAACGACACTGAGTAGCGAATCAGGAGAAGTGGATATCTCCCTCAATAAAAATCCAGCGTCGTTGCCGCCGTCTTCCTCGGCATCTAAGAAGCAGGCATTTCAAACACAGCCCCAGTTGTTAAGAGCTGAGCCTGGGAACAAATTAATTCACTTTGCCTCTGAATTGAGCAATAATGTCCCATACATTGGATTGAGAAAATCCATTGTTGGTAAAATTCAAGATACAAAAAGCACGGACTGGGATTAA